A window of Ignavibacteriales bacterium contains these coding sequences:
- a CDS encoding NAD-dependent succinate-semialdehyde dehydrogenase — translation MAIQTINPSTGKLEKTFIEHTNEEVLKMIESSDTAFHKWRGTNFTLRSQLMKNAAKILRDKKEYYGKILTLEMGKPITQAISEVEKCALVCEYYSDNAEKILSEEIVQTDASQSYVRFDPLGIVLAVMPWNFPFWQVFRFATPTLMVGNVCLLKHASNVPMSALAIEEIFLEAGFPKNTFKTLLIGSSLVKDVIDHPFVKAVTLTGSEPAGKQVAQLCGAKLKKTVLELGGSDPFIVLNDANIDEAVKTAVTARLINNGQSCIAAKRFIVVEKIYDEFEKKFIEAMGKVKIGDPMDKETELGPIAREDLLNELDEQVKQSVAKGAVVLCGGKRINKEGFYYEPTILSNLSKGMSAYDEEIFGPVASLIKAKDEDDAIKIANDSPFGLGASLWTSNITKAKVLASKIESGSVFINGMVKSDPRLPFGGIKNSGYGRELSHYGIKEFVNIKTVWIK, via the coding sequence ATGGCTATTCAAACAATTAACCCGTCAACCGGTAAACTCGAAAAGACATTTATTGAACATACTAATGAAGAAGTTCTTAAAATGATTGAGAGCTCGGACACCGCATTTCACAAATGGAGAGGAACAAATTTCACCTTGAGGTCGCAACTCATGAAAAACGCAGCTAAGATTCTTCGCGATAAAAAAGAATATTATGGTAAAATATTAACTCTTGAAATGGGTAAACCAATAACTCAAGCTATTTCTGAAGTTGAAAAGTGCGCTTTGGTTTGTGAATACTATTCTGATAATGCAGAAAAAATTCTTAGTGAAGAAATTGTTCAAACTGATGCTTCACAAAGTTATGTGCGCTTTGATCCTCTCGGAATAGTGCTTGCTGTTATGCCGTGGAATTTTCCGTTCTGGCAGGTATTCCGTTTTGCTACACCCACTTTAATGGTGGGAAATGTTTGTTTGCTTAAACACGCATCAAATGTTCCGATGAGCGCACTTGCTATAGAAGAAATCTTCTTGGAAGCCGGTTTTCCCAAAAACACATTTAAAACTTTACTTATCGGCTCTTCACTGGTTAAAGATGTAATTGATCATCCTTTTGTAAAAGCAGTTACTTTAACCGGAAGTGAACCGGCAGGTAAACAAGTTGCACAATTGTGCGGTGCAAAATTAAAAAAAACAGTTTTAGAATTAGGCGGAAGTGATCCGTTTATTGTTCTTAATGATGCTAACATTGATGAAGCAGTTAAAACAGCAGTAACCGCACGATTGATTAATAATGGTCAAAGTTGTATTGCCGCAAAAAGATTTATTGTTGTAGAAAAAATTTATGATGAATTTGAAAAGAAATTTATTGAAGCAATGGGTAAAGTAAAAATCGGCGATCCGATGGACAAAGAAACCGAACTTGGCCCGATTGCACGTGAAGATTTGTTAAATGAACTTGACGAACAAGTTAAACAATCTGTTGCAAAGGGCGCTGTTGTTTTATGCGGAGGAAAAAGAATTAATAAAGAAGGATTTTATTATGAACCGACTATTCTTTCGAATCTCTCTAAAGGAATGTCTGCTTATGATGAAGAAATATTCGGCCCCGTTGCAAGTTTAATAAAAGCAAAAGATGAAGATGATGCAATTAAAATTGCAAATGATTCTCCGTTCGGACTTGGTGCTTCATTATGGACTTCAAATATTACAAAAGCAAAAGTGTTAGCGAGTAAAATAGAAAGCGGTTCGGTATTTATTAACGGAATGGTAAAATCAGATCCGAGATTGCCATTCGGCGGAATTAAAAATTCAGGATACGGAAGAGAACTTTCTCATTACGGAATAAAAGAATT